One window from the genome of Hyphomonas neptunium ATCC 15444 encodes:
- a CDS encoding heparinase II/III family protein: MAESESDFNADRTRTSSDDAALWRRFRGVVGEDAKVSTLQKLKLTGHGPDGFSLHISNLLPPDDRRGDALMRGVWRIGQQRMEMAPGDAPWSLEMPSRHFADRVHRFGWLPDLMAQGEDGIALARALTDDWIIRFGKFNGFAWRIEPTASRVWNWMRCGPGLFEMGTPEERSERIDALSRQLRYLAEVIDSAHDPKSRWMGAVALVAHSLCLRKGAGLSEALARLEGEVTAQILPDGGHVTRSPAHTLSSLLHLQTVEEALIRVQRPVPDWITKWVPRMGAMLAFFRSGDGALDTFNDGDESRAELVEAVLSRLETPPRRFLFAPKSGFQKIERGTLRFVLDCGEAPPRPFAEHARAGALGFELSDGPARLVTSCGYSSEVNVDWQAAVRRTSAHSTLVLAGRDSSAFVFNDETRMRAVTGPEGIAAKRLEEANEIWLDAQHAGYKAAYGLLHRRRIFVSGAGDRLTGEDSLVRPVAQPMSDDKKGIPFEIRFHLHPTVTAHMGREVIRLVSETGAIWRFKTSHEGARLERTAYLARGVVDTPEQIVLAGFADPNADGSQPPNCVRWAFIRETPA; encoded by the coding sequence TTGGCCGAGAGCGAGTCTGATTTCAACGCCGACCGTACACGCACAAGCAGCGATGACGCCGCGCTTTGGCGCCGCTTCCGGGGCGTGGTTGGCGAGGACGCGAAAGTCTCCACGCTCCAGAAGCTGAAACTGACAGGCCACGGCCCGGACGGCTTCTCCCTCCACATTTCCAATCTTCTGCCCCCGGACGACCGGCGCGGCGACGCGCTGATGCGCGGCGTCTGGCGTATCGGCCAGCAGCGCATGGAGATGGCACCGGGCGACGCGCCGTGGAGCCTGGAAATGCCCTCCCGCCACTTCGCAGACCGGGTACATCGGTTTGGCTGGCTACCCGATCTGATGGCACAGGGCGAAGACGGCATCGCCCTTGCCCGCGCCCTGACCGATGACTGGATCATCCGCTTTGGCAAATTTAACGGCTTTGCCTGGCGTATCGAGCCGACCGCGAGCCGCGTGTGGAACTGGATGCGCTGTGGCCCCGGCCTGTTTGAAATGGGCACGCCGGAAGAACGCAGTGAACGGATTGATGCCCTCTCCCGGCAGCTACGATATCTGGCCGAGGTGATCGACAGCGCGCATGATCCCAAATCCCGCTGGATGGGCGCTGTGGCGCTTGTCGCCCATTCCCTCTGTCTGCGGAAGGGCGCGGGCCTCAGCGAAGCGCTCGCGCGCCTTGAAGGCGAGGTTACCGCGCAGATCCTGCCCGATGGCGGCCACGTTACCCGCAGCCCGGCGCATACCCTCTCTTCCCTGCTGCACCTGCAGACGGTCGAGGAAGCCCTGATCCGCGTCCAGCGCCCGGTGCCTGACTGGATCACCAAATGGGTGCCCCGCATGGGCGCCATGCTCGCCTTCTTCCGCAGTGGCGATGGTGCGCTCGACACCTTCAATGACGGCGACGAGTCGCGCGCCGAACTGGTCGAGGCCGTCCTCTCGCGCCTCGAGACGCCCCCGCGCCGCTTCCTGTTCGCGCCCAAATCCGGCTTCCAGAAGATTGAGCGTGGCACCCTGCGCTTTGTGCTAGATTGCGGCGAGGCCCCGCCCCGTCCGTTTGCGGAGCATGCCCGCGCCGGCGCGCTTGGCTTTGAACTCTCCGATGGCCCGGCGCGCCTCGTCACCTCCTGCGGCTACTCCTCCGAGGTGAATGTCGACTGGCAGGCCGCCGTGCGCCGCACCAGCGCCCACTCCACCCTCGTGCTGGCCGGCCGCGACAGCTCTGCCTTCGTCTTCAATGACGAGACCCGCATGCGCGCCGTCACCGGCCCGGAAGGCATTGCCGCCAAGCGCCTGGAAGAGGCCAACGAGATATGGCTCGACGCCCAGCATGCCGGCTACAAGGCCGCCTATGGCCTGCTCCACCGCCGCCGCATCTTCGTCTCCGGCGCGGGCGACCGGCTCACCGGCGAGGACTCCCTCGTGCGCCCGGTCGCCCAGCCCATGAGCGACGACAAGAAGGGCATCCCCTTCGAGATCCGCTTCCACCTTCACCCCACCGTCACCGCCCATATGGGCCGCGAAGTCATCCGCCTCGTCAGCGAGACCGGCGCCATCTGGCGGTTCAAGACCAGCCACGAAGGCGCGCGCCTCGAACGCACCGCCTATCTCGCCCGCGGCGTGGTGGACACGCCCGAACAGATCGTGCTGGCGGGCTTTGCCGACCCCAACGCCGATGGCAGCCAGCCGCCCAACTGTGTCCGCTGGGCGTTCATCCGCGAAACGCCCGCCTGA
- the rpe gene encoding ribulose-phosphate 3-epimerase produces the protein MKPVLISPSILSADFAKLGEEIRAIDAAGADMIHVDVMDGHFVPNLTFGPPVIEKLRPHTKKLFDVHLMIAPVDPFIQDFAKAGADILTVHPEAGAHLHRTIQAIRAAGMRPGVALNPGTPASVIEPVIGDIDLVLVMSVNPGFGGQSFIESQLRKVEQLRRMIDASGRDIILEIDGGLNAETAPRAIAAGVTAIVAGSAVFKGGPDAYAANIRALRPQVNA, from the coding sequence ATGAAACCCGTCCTGATTTCTCCTTCGATCCTTTCTGCAGACTTTGCCAAGCTGGGCGAGGAAATCCGCGCCATTGATGCAGCCGGCGCCGACATGATCCATGTGGACGTTATGGACGGCCATTTCGTGCCAAATCTTACCTTCGGTCCCCCCGTCATCGAGAAGCTGCGCCCGCACACGAAGAAGCTGTTCGACGTGCATCTGATGATCGCGCCGGTGGACCCGTTCATTCAGGACTTCGCCAAGGCGGGCGCCGACATCCTCACGGTCCATCCCGAGGCCGGGGCCCATTTGCACCGCACGATCCAGGCCATCCGCGCCGCCGGCATGCGCCCCGGCGTGGCACTGAACCCCGGCACACCCGCCAGCGTGATCGAACCGGTGATCGGGGATATTGATCTGGTGCTGGTGATGTCGGTGAACCCCGGCTTTGGCGGGCAGAGCTTCATCGAAAGCCAGCTTAGGAAAGTGGAGCAGCTTCGCCGCATGATTGATGCGTCGGGCCGGGACATCATCCTGGAAATTGACGGCGGCCTGAACGCCGAAACCGCGCCGCGTGCCATTGCCGCGGGTGTGACGGCGATTGTCGCCGGGTCTGCCGTCTTCAAGGGCGGGCCCGATGCCTATGCTGCCAACATCCGCGCCCTCCGGCCGCAAGTTAACGCCTGA
- a CDS encoding N-acyl homoserine lactonase family protein: MRLRHTLKPLLLASSAAVILAACAPAAEDTPPPEAPAEEVAEASPAPAPVLTVDVLDCGTIGVSDLDAFSSAGDFAGQSDEFTNTCYLVNHPDGRLLWDLGLPSQLVGQPPFTQQIFTVSVEKSITEQLADLGVVPSELSYVSISHSHFDHIGQVDQVQGATWLVNQTEYDAMFPADGAPPADPSLTENYALFKPMETQIIEDRHDVFGDGSVVIFKTPGHTPGHASLQLTLPESGPVLLTGDLYHRTESRALSRVPRFNTSEEETLASMATFETRATDLEAKVVIQHEPDDVVPLGGIIR; encoded by the coding sequence ATGCGTCTGCGACACACCCTGAAACCGCTGCTGCTCGCCAGCTCTGCTGCTGTCATTCTCGCGGCCTGCGCGCCCGCCGCAGAAGACACGCCTCCACCGGAAGCCCCTGCCGAAGAAGTGGCTGAAGCGAGCCCGGCCCCTGCCCCGGTCCTGACCGTCGATGTGCTCGACTGCGGCACCATCGGTGTCTCGGATCTCGACGCCTTCTCCTCGGCGGGCGACTTCGCCGGCCAAAGCGACGAATTCACCAACACCTGTTATCTGGTCAATCACCCCGACGGGCGCCTGCTCTGGGATCTCGGCCTGCCGTCGCAGCTGGTGGGGCAACCGCCCTTCACGCAGCAGATATTCACGGTCTCGGTGGAGAAGTCGATCACCGAGCAACTCGCCGATCTCGGCGTCGTTCCCTCGGAACTCTCCTATGTCTCCATTTCGCATTCCCACTTCGACCATATCGGACAGGTCGATCAGGTTCAGGGCGCAACCTGGCTGGTCAACCAGACAGAATATGACGCGATGTTCCCGGCCGATGGTGCCCCGCCGGCCGACCCCAGCCTGACGGAAAACTATGCCCTGTTCAAACCGATGGAAACTCAGATCATCGAGGATAGGCACGACGTGTTCGGAGATGGCAGCGTCGTCATCTTCAAGACCCCAGGTCATACGCCGGGCCATGCCTCGCTTCAGCTCACGCTTCCGGAATCGGGTCCCGTCCTGCTGACGGGCGATCTGTATCACCGCACCGAAAGCCGGGCACTCTCCCGTGTCCCGCGCTTCAATACGAGCGAAGAAGAAACGCTGGCCTCCATGGCAACGTTCGAAACGCGCGCCACCGATCTTGAAGCCAAGGTCGTCATCCAGCACGAGCCCGATGATGTCGTGCCGCTCGGCGGGATTATTCGCTAG
- the hisI gene encoding phosphoribosyl-AMP cyclohydrolase, with product MTPFPPPLSGSAQDETPELRPRFDENGLIAAIAQDAGTGEVLMLAWMNAEALQKTIETGRATYWSRSRGALWVKGETSGHTQEVIELRVDCDQDAVLLKVRQTGGACHTHRESCFYRRIEGGVLSFTGKAD from the coding sequence ATGACGCCGTTCCCGCCCCCCCTCTCCGGCAGTGCCCAGGATGAAACGCCGGAGCTTCGCCCGCGCTTTGACGAGAACGGCCTCATCGCCGCCATCGCGCAGGATGCGGGCACCGGTGAGGTGCTGATGCTCGCCTGGATGAATGCCGAAGCGCTACAGAAAACGATAGAGACCGGCCGGGCCACCTACTGGTCGCGCTCACGCGGGGCGCTTTGGGTGAAGGGTGAGACCTCCGGCCACACGCAGGAAGTCATCGAACTGCGCGTCGATTGCGATCAGGACGCCGTACTGCTGAAAGTGCGCCAGACAGGCGGGGCCTGCCACACCCACCGGGAAAGCTGCTTCTATCGGCGCATCGAAGGCGGGGTGCTATCCTTCACCGGCAAGGCAGATTAG
- a CDS encoding enoyl-CoA hydratase, which produces MSAFREILTDLAGGVLTITLNRPDRLNAWTGVMQSEVETAIRAGGADDGVRCIVLTGAGRGFCAGADMNGLQAIQASAGADYNDTRPASKPQSPSELEQKFPGRFGHMFACPKPIIAAINGPCAGIGLILTLFADLRYAAAEAKFTTAFAQRGLIAEHGIAWQLPRLVGEANALDLLFTARKFDGAEAETLGLVNKALPGSELMEFVGGVAQHLATQVSPRSVAIMKRQIRESYFQSYEASLATADAEMEGSFATHDFKEGVASFVERRAPAFTGK; this is translated from the coding sequence ATGAGCGCATTTCGGGAAATCCTGACCGACCTTGCAGGGGGCGTGCTGACGATCACGCTGAACCGGCCCGACCGGCTGAATGCCTGGACCGGCGTCATGCAGAGCGAGGTGGAGACGGCCATCCGCGCGGGCGGCGCCGATGACGGCGTGCGCTGTATCGTGCTGACCGGCGCGGGCCGCGGCTTCTGCGCAGGCGCCGACATGAACGGCCTTCAGGCCATCCAGGCGAGCGCCGGGGCGGACTATAACGACACGAGACCCGCCTCCAAGCCTCAGTCACCTTCGGAGCTGGAGCAGAAATTTCCCGGCCGGTTCGGCCACATGTTTGCCTGCCCCAAGCCGATCATCGCGGCGATCAATGGCCCCTGCGCGGGCATCGGGCTGATCCTCACCCTCTTCGCAGACCTGCGCTACGCCGCCGCTGAAGCGAAATTCACCACCGCCTTTGCCCAGCGCGGCCTGATTGCCGAGCATGGCATTGCCTGGCAATTGCCGCGCCTGGTGGGCGAGGCCAACGCGCTGGACCTTCTGTTCACGGCGCGAAAGTTCGATGGCGCAGAGGCCGAGACGCTGGGCCTCGTCAACAAGGCGCTGCCCGGCAGTGAACTGATGGAGTTTGTCGGAGGCGTTGCCCAGCATCTCGCCACGCAGGTCTCGCCCCGTTCGGTGGCGATCATGAAGCGCCAGATCCGCGAGAGTTATTTCCAGTCCTATGAGGCCTCGCTCGCCACGGCCGACGCCGAGATGGAAGGCAGCTTCGCCACGCATGATTTCAAGGAAGGCGTCGCCAGTTTCGTTGAGCGCCGCGCGCCGGCCTTTACCGGCAAATAG
- a CDS encoding DUF1674 domain-containing protein: MSNVLSEEETARRAALPETARRALEEAEARKAKDAADAAALPKDEFGGPKSIEPTRYGDWERKGIAYDF, encoded by the coding sequence ATGAGCAACGTGCTGTCAGAAGAAGAAACCGCCCGCCGCGCCGCCCTGCCGGAAACGGCCCGGCGCGCGCTGGAAGAGGCCGAAGCCCGCAAGGCAAAGGATGCCGCAGATGCCGCCGCCTTGCCAAAGGACGAATTCGGCGGTCCCAAATCCATTGAACCCACCCGCTATGGCGACTGGGAACGCAAAGGCATCGCTTACGATTTCTGA
- a CDS encoding hydroxymethylglutaryl-CoA lyase, with translation MTRRIDIVEVGPRDGLQNDPANLSVDQKLEFIARLEAAGVRRMESGSFVSPKAVPKMADSPAVFAGLDRTKPTRHIALALNETGVRRAIEAKADEINFVLVAGEAFGRRNQGMSPQESADMLSHCAPLILEAGIPLSATISVAFGDPYTGDVDIAVVGGLAAQAQRAGVAELALGDTIGAATPWDVRKRIDRVRMEAPDVFLRMHFHDTRGAGLANVFAAVEAGVDVIDASCGGIGGCPFAPAATGNVATEDVVWMLERAGFETGLDLARLIETAKWLEGALGHPVASALSRAGAFPAG, from the coding sequence ATGACCCGCCGTATCGATATTGTTGAAGTTGGCCCGCGCGACGGGTTGCAGAATGATCCGGCCAATCTGAGCGTGGATCAGAAGCTGGAATTCATTGCGCGGCTGGAAGCGGCGGGCGTGCGCCGCATGGAATCGGGTAGTTTCGTCAGCCCCAAGGCGGTGCCGAAGATGGCCGATTCCCCGGCCGTCTTTGCCGGGCTCGACCGGACGAAGCCGACCCGCCATATCGCGCTGGCGCTGAATGAGACGGGCGTGCGCCGCGCGATCGAGGCGAAGGCGGACGAGATCAATTTCGTGCTGGTGGCGGGCGAGGCGTTCGGGCGGCGCAATCAGGGCATGAGCCCGCAGGAGAGCGCTGATATGCTCAGCCATTGCGCGCCGCTTATCCTTGAGGCGGGCATCCCGCTTTCGGCGACCATCTCGGTGGCGTTTGGCGATCCGTATACGGGGGACGTGGATATAGCCGTCGTCGGCGGCCTTGCCGCGCAGGCACAGAGAGCCGGGGTGGCGGAGCTGGCGCTCGGCGATACGATCGGCGCGGCCACGCCCTGGGATGTGCGCAAGCGGATCGACCGGGTGCGGATGGAAGCGCCCGACGTGTTCCTGCGGATGCATTTCCACGATACGCGCGGGGCAGGGCTGGCGAATGTGTTTGCGGCGGTCGAAGCGGGCGTGGATGTGATCGATGCCAGCTGCGGCGGAATTGGCGGATGCCCCTTCGCCCCGGCGGCGACGGGCAATGTGGCGACCGAAGATGTCGTCTGGATGCTGGAGCGGGCAGGCTTTGAGACGGGGCTCGATCTGGCGCGCCTGATCGAGACGGCGAAATGGCTGGAGGGCGCGCTCGGCCATCCGGTGGCCTCGGCGCTGAGCCGGGCGGGGGCGTTTCCGGCGGGCTGA
- a CDS encoding RsmB/NOP family class I SAM-dependent RNA methyltransferase → MSGAPIRLAAGRLLNLVLDKKRTLDDALATDDAYNNLDGSDRAFARAIASSALRHLGWIDRGVSPFLSRPLSATGAEIRALIRAGAAQIWFMDVPHHAAVSETVEAARLWSPARSGGGFLNAALRRVTESESPAATISPLALWPDWLASRLGSAYGREAAEALALSQLEEPSLHLSPKGDGARVAEATGGTLLPDGAIDIVSGAVETLPGYAAGDWWVQDAAARIPAQLLSPQTGERILDLCAAPGGKTLQLAAAGADVTALDRSRPRLERLKENLARTGLHAEVIIADGEAWAPPALFPKILLDAPCSALGTLRRHPESAWIKTEDDVARFPGVQARLLAAAAGMLAPGGTLVYCVCTPVPAEGVDIVEAAIGKGILTRSPVKAEEIPGFEAALTPAGDVLTLPGTGGKHDAFYIARLIKPA, encoded by the coding sequence TTGAGCGGCGCCCCTATCCGGTTGGCCGCGGGCCGCCTTCTGAACCTCGTGCTCGACAAGAAGCGCACGCTCGACGACGCGCTGGCGACGGACGATGCATATAACAATCTCGACGGTTCTGACCGCGCCTTTGCGCGCGCCATTGCCTCGTCTGCCCTGCGCCATCTGGGCTGGATCGACCGGGGCGTTTCGCCGTTCCTGTCGCGGCCGCTTTCGGCCACCGGCGCGGAGATCCGCGCACTGATCCGGGCGGGCGCGGCGCAGATCTGGTTCATGGATGTGCCCCATCATGCCGCCGTTTCCGAAACGGTGGAGGCCGCGCGGCTCTGGTCGCCGGCGCGCTCAGGCGGCGGGTTTCTGAATGCCGCGCTGCGCCGGGTGACCGAAAGCGAAAGTCCGGCTGCCACGATCAGCCCGCTCGCGCTCTGGCCCGACTGGCTGGCGAGCCGGCTGGGCTCTGCCTATGGCCGCGAGGCGGCTGAAGCCCTCGCCCTCTCTCAACTGGAAGAACCAAGCCTGCACCTCTCCCCCAAGGGCGACGGCGCCCGCGTGGCCGAGGCGACCGGGGGCACGCTGCTGCCCGATGGCGCCATCGACATCGTAAGTGGCGCGGTGGAGACCCTGCCGGGCTACGCCGCAGGCGACTGGTGGGTGCAGGACGCGGCCGCGCGCATTCCCGCTCAGCTTCTTTCCCCCCAAACGGGGGAGCGCATTCTCGACCTCTGCGCCGCGCCGGGGGGCAAGACGTTGCAGCTCGCCGCCGCGGGCGCTGACGTCACCGCGCTCGACCGGTCGCGCCCGCGCCTCGAGCGGCTGAAGGAAAACCTCGCCCGCACCGGCCTTCACGCCGAAGTGATCATCGCCGATGGCGAGGCGTGGGCCCCGCCCGCCCTCTTCCCGAAAATCCTGCTGGACGCGCCCTGCTCGGCCCTTGGCACCCTGCGGCGCCACCCCGAAAGCGCCTGGATCAAGACCGAAGACGATGTTGCGCGCTTTCCGGGCGTGCAGGCGCGCCTTCTGGCGGCCGCCGCAGGCATGCTGGCGCCCGGCGGAACGCTGGTTTACTGCGTGTGTACGCCGGTTCCAGCCGAAGGGGTGGACATTGTGGAGGCCGCGATCGGCAAGGGAATTCTGACCCGGTCGCCGGTAAAGGCCGAAGAAATTCCAGGCTTTGAAGCCGCGCTGACGCCGGCAGGCGATGTGCTGACATTGCCCGGAACGGGCGGAAAACACGACGCGTTCTATATTGCCCGGCTGATCAAACCGGCCTGA
- a CDS encoding glycine zipper 2TM domain-containing protein, giving the protein MAITPRAKPFKMAAGALAALTMALAGCASSYGAGTASPSSVGQASTVYTGYVQSVREVTIRNERSLIGAATGAVLGGLAGSELGGGDKAQTAGAVGGAVIGGIAGNEAGKRLGTKRGYAYTVRFDNGEVREITQGADIYIPPGAAVNAIAGADGWKIVPR; this is encoded by the coding sequence ATGGCGATCACCCCTCGGGCGAAGCCCTTCAAAATGGCCGCAGGCGCGCTTGCGGCTCTGACCATGGCTCTTGCCGGTTGCGCCAGCTCCTATGGCGCTGGCACGGCCAGCCCTTCTTCGGTTGGCCAGGCCTCCACGGTTTACACCGGCTATGTCCAGTCGGTCCGCGAAGTGACCATCCGCAATGAGCGCTCGCTCATCGGCGCGGCCACAGGCGCCGTGCTCGGCGGCCTCGCAGGCTCCGAGCTTGGCGGCGGCGACAAGGCACAGACAGCCGGCGCAGTCGGCGGCGCAGTAATCGGCGGTATCGCCGGTAACGAAGCAGGCAAACGCCTCGGCACCAAGCGCGGCTACGCTTACACCGTCCGCTTCGACAATGGCGAAGTGCGCGAAATCACCCAGGGCGCAGACATCTACATCCCGCCTGGCGCAGCTGTGAACGCCATCGCCGGCGCCGATGGCTGGAAAATCGTTCCGCGCTAA
- the purH gene encoding bifunctional phosphoribosylaminoimidazolecarboxamide formyltransferase/IMP cyclohydrolase — protein sequence MSGAPVTLRRALISVSDKTGLIEQAKRLAALGVELVSTGGTSKALKDAGLAVKDVSDLTGFPEMMDGRVKTLHPAVHGGLLYLRDNPSHVKDAADHGIGAIDLIYVNLYPFEATVASGADFETCIENIDIGGPAMLRAAAKNGAFVAVCTDGGDVDAVLAQAEANAGAVSHALLRRLAAKTYARTAAYDAAISGWYAKQIGEDAPDWAAIGGKLQQSLRYGENPHQKAAFYVTGEKRPGVATARQLQGKELSYNNINDTDAAYELIGELGSDKPAVAIIKHANPCGVALGPNIIEAYKAALACDPTSAFGGIVALNRPLDEETAKVITEIFTEVVIAPGADAAAEAIFAKKKNLRLLITDDLPDPATTGTFVKTVAGGFLLQDRDAGRIHLDDLEVVTKRAPTAQELEDMLFAWRVAKHVKSNTIVYAKDGVTAGIGAGQMSRIDSARIAARKAQDAQETAGWSDPRTKGCVAASDAFFPFADGLLQAASAGATAVIQPGGSIRDDEVIAAADEAGLAMVFTGMRHFRH from the coding sequence ATGTCCGGCGCCCCCGTCACCCTCCGCCGCGCGCTTATCTCCGTGTCCGACAAGACCGGCCTGATCGAGCAGGCAAAGCGCCTCGCCGCCCTCGGTGTCGAGCTTGTCTCTACGGGGGGCACCTCCAAGGCGCTGAAAGACGCCGGCCTCGCGGTCAAAGACGTGTCAGACCTCACCGGCTTCCCCGAAATGATGGACGGGCGCGTCAAGACGCTCCACCCGGCCGTGCATGGCGGCCTCCTTTACCTGCGCGACAACCCCTCCCACGTGAAAGACGCGGCAGACCACGGCATCGGCGCCATCGACCTGATCTACGTCAACCTCTACCCCTTCGAGGCCACGGTGGCTTCTGGCGCAGACTTTGAAACCTGCATCGAGAATATCGACATCGGTGGCCCCGCCATGCTGCGCGCCGCCGCCAAGAACGGCGCCTTCGTGGCCGTCTGCACCGATGGCGGCGATGTCGACGCCGTCCTCGCCCAGGCCGAGGCCAATGCCGGCGCGGTGAGCCACGCCCTCCTCCGCCGCCTCGCCGCGAAAACTTACGCCCGCACCGCCGCCTATGACGCGGCCATTTCCGGCTGGTACGCCAAGCAGATCGGCGAGGACGCGCCGGACTGGGCCGCCATTGGTGGCAAGCTCCAGCAATCCCTGCGCTATGGCGAAAACCCCCACCAGAAAGCCGCCTTCTACGTCACCGGCGAAAAGCGCCCGGGCGTGGCCACCGCGCGCCAGCTTCAGGGTAAGGAGCTTTCCTACAACAACATCAACGACACCGACGCGGCCTATGAGCTGATCGGGGAGCTGGGCAGCGACAAACCCGCCGTCGCCATCATCAAGCACGCCAACCCCTGCGGCGTGGCGCTCGGCCCGAACATCATCGAAGCCTACAAAGCGGCCCTCGCCTGCGACCCCACATCGGCCTTCGGCGGCATCGTCGCCCTCAACCGCCCGCTGGACGAGGAAACGGCGAAGGTGATCACAGAGATCTTCACCGAAGTCGTCATCGCGCCGGGCGCGGACGCGGCAGCTGAAGCGATCTTTGCCAAGAAGAAAAACCTCCGCCTCCTGATCACTGACGACCTGCCCGACCCGGCCACCACCGGCACGTTCGTGAAAACCGTCGCCGGCGGCTTCCTGCTGCAAGACCGCGACGCGGGCCGCATCCACCTTGACGACCTTGAAGTCGTCACCAAACGCGCGCCCACCGCGCAGGAACTGGAAGACATGCTGTTTGCCTGGCGCGTCGCCAAGCATGTGAAATCCAACACCATCGTCTACGCGAAAGACGGCGTCACCGCCGGCATCGGCGCCGGCCAGATGAGCCGCATCGACAGCGCCCGCATCGCCGCCCGCAAGGCCCAGGACGCCCAGGAAACCGCCGGCTGGTCCGACCCGCGCACCAAAGGCTGCGTCGCCGCCTCCGACGCCTTCTTTCCGTTTGCGGATGGTTTGTTGCAGGCGGCCTCAGCCGGCGCCACCGCCGTCATCCAACCGGGCGGCTCAATCCGCGACGACGAAGTGATCGCCGCGGCGGACGAGGCGGGGCTCGCGATGGTGTTCACGGGGATGCGGCACTTCAGGCATTGA
- the htpX gene encoding zinc metalloprotease HtpX yields MGTAKTFTLLAAMTAIFMAIGFLVGGMAGMILAFVVAAGMNVFAWWNSDKMVLRMQGAQEVLPDTKNPMLRAFGEDVARLAENAGLPAPRIYIIDTPQPNAFATGRNPQNAAVAATTGLLNMLNREEVAGVMAHELAHVQNRDTLTMTVTATLAGAIGMLANFALFFGRDRAGLIGSIAIMIFAPMAAALVQMAISRSREYVADKRGAEICGNPLWLASALEKIERGARSQINPYAERSPAMAHMYISNPLNGRGQDKLFSTHPSTANRVEALRRMAGEMGISGVAAPTARSSGPWG; encoded by the coding sequence ATGGGCACGGCCAAGACCTTCACCCTTCTCGCCGCGATGACGGCAATCTTCATGGCAATCGGCTTTCTGGTCGGCGGCATGGCGGGCATGATCCTCGCTTTCGTGGTCGCGGCCGGCATGAACGTGTTTGCCTGGTGGAACTCCGACAAGATGGTGCTGCGCATGCAGGGGGCGCAGGAAGTGCTGCCCGATACGAAAAACCCGATGCTGCGCGCCTTTGGCGAAGATGTCGCGCGCCTGGCGGAGAATGCCGGCCTGCCCGCCCCGCGAATCTACATCATCGACACGCCCCAGCCCAACGCCTTCGCCACGGGCCGCAACCCTCAGAACGCCGCCGTGGCCGCGACGACTGGCCTGCTGAACATGCTCAACCGCGAGGAAGTCGCCGGCGTGATGGCGCATGAACTGGCCCACGTTCAGAACCGCGACACGTTGACGATGACGGTGACCGCAACGCTCGCCGGTGCCATCGGCATGCTGGCAAACTTTGCGCTGTTCTTCGGCCGGGATCGCGCGGGGCTGATCGGGTCCATCGCGATCATGATCTTTGCGCCGATGGCGGCTGCGCTGGTGCAGATGGCGATCAGCCGCTCGCGCGAATATGTGGCCGACAAGCGCGGGGCGGAGATTTGCGGCAACCCGCTCTGGCTCGCCTCGGCGCTGGAAAAGATCGAACGCGGCGCGCGCTCCCAGATCAACCCCTATGCCGAGCGCAGCCCGGCGATGGCGCATATGTATATCTCCAACCCCCTCAACGGGCGCGGGCAGGACAAGCTGTTCTCCACCCACCCTTCCACCGCCAACCGCGTGGAAGCCCTGCGCCGCATGGCGGGCGAGATGGGCATCTCGGGCGTGGCAGCCCCAACCGCGCGCTCCAGCGGGCCTTGGGGTTGA